Below is a genomic region from Phragmites australis chromosome 20, lpPhrAust1.1, whole genome shotgun sequence.
ATCACGAGTAGAATGATGCAATTGCTCAATCCAACAATAAGCACTTAAAAGTTGCACCGCTGAAGCCATCTCCCAAGCATGCGCTGGGATTCCTTGAAGTGACATCTCAATCTTATGGGGTAGAGACTTGCCAACAACATGAGCCTGTCTTCGCCAAGGTTTGATCATGAGCCGAAATTGCGGAGTACGGATTGGACAACCGTCGTCTGTTCATCAGGAAGCAGCAAAAGAAATTCCTCTGGTTTGGAGTGATGAATGGAGAGAATCAATGTCGAGATCAAATTTGTTCGCAACGGCCATTGCTGCCTCTAGCGGCGTGACGGATGGCCTGGTACCGATGACCATGACGAAGACCACACGACGTAAACCTTCCTCGACCTCGACAATGCTCCTTGAACGGTCCAGGACGAACATATTTTCGAGGGGGTTGACCAAGCAGGCCAGCTCAGGGCCCTCTAGCAATGGTTGCGCTGGTGAGGAAGCAAAGGGGCCCAAGCCACGACATGGGCCACAACCGAGGAGCGAAACTGAGGGTGAACTTTCCACCGTCCTTACAGATGATTCCCACAAGTGGCGCCGCCGAGGACCCTAACGAGAGGGGCCCTGCGAACCACCCTGGTCACTGAAGGGAACCAGGAACGCCATCGGCCAGCTGATGCACCACGGAAATATTGGCACCAGGACGCAGAGAGGGAGCACCTCCCGAGGTAGAGCCTGAGTCCATTGGCGGCGACATGCGTCACCAATCAAACCGCCACCTTCCAGCCATCGAATGGTGCGTATCCATGGAAGCTGACGGGAGCGATGAGAACGATGAGGAAGAACGCCCAGCTGCCTGTGCCCAGGGACAAGACAGCTGAAGCACCTTCCGAGGATATCCTCAGGGATAGGCCAATGCTGCCGCCGAGGATGTCGCTGTCGTGATCTCTTGCTAGCCACTAGTTGCCACCCCTTCTGCGCCTAGACCACGCTCCACCATGGGAATGTGGTGTATCTCAGAGCAGACGAACGGGCGAGGCTTGGGCGGCAGCGCACAATGACCAAAAGAACACAACACCACCATGTTGGAATCCTGCAGCCTTGGGCGGCGAGACTGGCGAAGAGTGCACCCCCAACACTGCGTCACGGTAGGAGGCTGGGGCTGGAACATGCAACACATGGCCGAAGCTACCGGACCTAGGGCTTGCGGGGCTAGTGTCGAGCCACCGAAGCTCCTTGGACCAACCAGGGTGAAAGGCGGCGCATTTGGAGAAAAAGAGGATCCCGATGCCCGGGAAGGTGGGGAGGGGGTGTTGCAGGTTCCTTAGGCGGAAGCACGGCTAGAGAGGTGGCCACCAGTCCTAGAATGAGAGCCGACGTGAGGCTGTGGAGATGGTGGGTGCCAGAAAGGGTGGAGGCTAGAGGGGAAGCGGAAGCGCTTGGAATGAGAGCCGGCGTGGCTATGGAGATGGTGGGCACCAGAAGGGAAGGAGACTGGAGAGGAAGCGGAAGCAGAAATGGAAATGCTTGCCATTTCGCCCTGAATCCGAACCTCATCTCGAACATTGGACATTTGGACTTTACCCTACATGTATCAAATTACCACTGCAAATCCAGCAAAGCGTACTGGCAAAGCTGGAGACTAAGCAGCCAAAAATGGAATGGACTTTGGAACAGGTTATTCCAAGCGTTAGCCAAAATTCTGCAAGCTGGTTGGGTTGCATTTGCCCAGGTGAGTCTTCCTCCTCTTTCCATATTCAGTATTTATATTTCTCACATTTATCTTTTTGATTCATGCATTTTCTTTCTACCTGATGTGTTATTTCTTTTAAAAGGGGTTGGTACGGCTTGAAAGTTATTTACAATATAAATAATCCCTTTTAGTATACTTGGTGTGATTTATGCTGCTTTTGTTATTTTTGCCAATATAGTTTTCTTCCCTTCTGTTTTGTAGCAGCAGAAGCTCTATCTTTTGAATATTTGTCTGTCATGCAAGGCTAATCCCGTTTGAACTTCAGGAACTGTTAGACTTGAAACAGAGACGAGCAGGTGGATCTGAGCAGGCAAATGATGTAAGGATACGAATCTTTCGTTGCAGTAATGAATGCCttttgtcccccccccccccccctgtagACTGGGTTGATGCACATCTAACGTTTTTTCATTCTCTCATGTGTATGCTACTTGGCCCAGCACATTGAACATTATACTGAAGGATATCTCCATATATGACAGGCTCGTGAGTCTACTATATCAATGCCTTACAGAATACAACGAATTGAGGATTTTGTTGGGCAACTCGAGTCCGGTGATCTGAAACTCAGGGTCAGAGTACTTGAGGTATTGACTTGTAATCTTGTATTGATATCTAGCTTTTGTCGGGTTGTGGGAGTTTGATAACAATAAAAATTTCGTCCTTTCCTCCTTTTCTCACATCACAAGTTAATCATAAGCACTAAGCCAGTTGTTAAAAAGTCTCCCTGAATATAAAACTATCCCTTTTCTTCATTCATTGATTTATGTTAAAGGCTTCTGCCTTGGCTTGTTTTAGTCTCACAACCTGCTACTTTTTGAAAACTAGTATTCAATATTTTTGACTGAATCTTAATTCATCTTTGAACTGAATGGCATTTACAGTCAGAACGAGCTGCTCGGAAAGCTAAGGTACTTCAGATGGCAACCATGTATACAGCCTTGGGTGGTACTCTCTTGAATGTCGGGGTCACAATGAATAGCCAAGGGAACCAAACAATCGCAAATGGTTCTTTCATTGGTGCAGGTAGGTTTTCGTTCCTGTTATATGAATAATTCTGAAAATAAATTCTCTATTTTATCTCGAACGCACGGGAGAACTACGTGTCATATATTAAGAAGAGTAAAGAAAGTATATGTACGTAGAGACTTAGATACCAACACACCCAGACCCAGATTACGAAGTCAACCGTGGCGTCACAGACTAGGATTCTCCATTTTATGACATTGTCGGTTCATGTTTCAATGTTTCTTGCATCCTGTCGGTCTTTAATTTCTTCTAATTATATAGTACAAAGGTTGGTGCAACTTGATGATAAGTAAATACTCTCTCTAGttgtaaatataggtcgttttaatCCTCtcaattattctctaaatataagttattctcgaacttttatgtatttttttctcttttgtttctatcttactcttgtttaataaatactatcactcttaTAAATGAATAgattatctttttcaatgcaaaataaataaatggcaataagatcatttaatctactttcttaatccttgtgtataaatctaaaacgacctatatttgcaatcggagggagtactaaATACCATGTTGTAGAACAAACCTGAATTAAGCTACTGCCTCTGGGTACTAATTCTCTAGAGAAAATATGCATATCTTTTTCCTGATTTTCTGATTATTTCTCCCAACTGAAAATGTGCAGGCATTTTTTTGGCATTACTGATCAGATCTATGCAAAGAGTGAAGAAACTTGACAAATTCGAGACCATGATATGATCGTCTTGTAAAGACGTGGAATCACTGGAAGCTCATGTCCTGTATTGTAGGAGCATGGCATGTGAACAAAACACTCCGTAAAGAAATTTAATGGTTCATAGTCTATACATAGTTTATGTTGGAAAtaccattattttttaataatgacaTTAGCTTGTCGCACTTGTAAATCTGTACAAATTGCATCAGTCTTCAGCCCACAAGGCTAATCATACCAACCAGTCGACAAAGCaaggaaagaaagagaattcTAACTTTATGTTACTTTACTGAAAATTGTGGGGGGAGTTCACCATAGTGTGGGAGCCATTTAATAGAGGGAGAAGTCTATTTTACCAACCTAAAGTATTGTGGGAGTCCAGATAAGCCCTAAAGTTCTCTTTCACTTAAGCCCCTAACCTTTTTCTGTATTTAATAAAAAGTCCAtatctttttatagtttagtccctaaatgtttatttatttacaaataggttcctctatttttttataaaaacatcTGCcctttattcaaaataagtctTTTTCTTTTGCAGATTTAACTCTAAACTTGTTTTAATCGtgactttctcgttttagctccgatttaggtgattttcgcattcgtagcgacgtgtagtgTCTTTTAGtgccttttttttagatgttagctattgtttggtgtattaTTCTTAGTTAATTTTATTGTGtactttttttatatgttttgagAGCAAAcaaagagcagttcgagaacctcCAGGACTAAgtgtttgaagagtctgagcagtaAGTTGGAAGAgccaagtgtccttgaatattttgatctcagtttttcaaatgtgtttgttatttcaaacatgaatgctattaattttgaatcttATTTACTTATAGCACATTGTTCCCTATATTACTTGTAGTCTAGTTGTTAGTAGTGGTTATgcgggtagcttatgcttagctttgcacaaggatATTGATGagttgttggttaaacatgattaatgatctatgcaactatgagttgagaATACTGGTAATTggatagcaacatggaaccttaagtcttgagcaaagaggtgttggTGAGAATGATCATAGTAATATTGTTGGTTAGTGTTTGCTTAAGTGATCTaaataaggaccggtttgtggagtgacaactcaagaagtaacataccaaccacgagccTTTATGGGAGGGACTggcttattaattagtggattctagtttgTGTGTGCCAAACCGTGAGAGTGGATGTGTTGGGACAGCTAAGGTCAGAACCATTTGGCTAGTGGTAagggatgtgtagtggaagggaagagcgAATCTTTCTAAAGCTACAAGGctcaagagggggcttctggtggtgtgatgccactttgatagtggtgaaacctcagggGACATGCACAATTCTAGAGGCATGTAACAGCATTGCAGTGATCTCCTGACCTCACACCTTAGGTAGTGTGAAATGTGCCTAATCAGCACTGGCAAAATGGAAACTTTAGTCACTTGCTTGCAAGTGATGAAATTATGTCTCGTGaagaaagctggacaacctctgcagagtgtaaaatcttatatatcagtcgtgctcatggtcatgagagacttagatccccacatgattagttggtttggttttgatGGATGGattgttacctgtgatgggtagtATTTGGTGGGTTGTTACCTATGATGGGTAGCAATTAGATGATTAGTTACCTATGATGGGTAATAGtagtggatggttcttggttacctgtgatgggtatcaagttggttggtttagAAATCTGATGTGGATTTCAGGTAGTTGAAAAAcatatggagatgtttctagtgGTTGGTAGTAAACATAATGATTCACCTATATTAATAGGATGAttttagaactcatacattaGTATAGTTGGTATTTATACAATTTTTACCTATTATagcatgttcctttatttaagcttctatgtcatttattttccacacttgcagagtgcgatatgtactcacacttactattttcatacaaatatacatcaaatgtTGTTCAGACAATAAAGGAGAATCAGGCTACTACTCAGACGgtgatgaagattgctaggctggcgGACCCTCGGTCGATTGTCTATGGAAGATGagagcttcgctgtgttttgctagAGAGTTTTGGTTAAGACCTTGAGGTCCTTTCTATTTGTAAGTTAAACATTGTATAATGGCActatgtgtgatacactgattaAGTCGTTgcatgtataaaacttgatccagacatacatgtagtttatatctggttttgttcctttataaaaccgggtgtgacaactgACTACACCTCGACGTCCACGACCGCTCGTTGTTGAGTTTCATAGCCGTAGTCAAGCTCTATAGGCCGTTGAAGCTCACCATTAAAGCCCCGCCATCGCCGAGCCATTTCGGTCTTCCTCGGCATCGTCCAACCCATCAAACGAGTTCGCCTCCTTCATCTAGTCGTGCTCTATCGTTCATCATTGACTCTCGAACATTCCGTCTCCGCTCTTCTCCGGTCATTGTCCCAAGCCTCACTGTTGTCGTCGCGCCCACCGGTGTTGAGGTAGCCATCTCCCCACCGCCGGATCTCAAGCGCTCAGCTAGGATTAGAGTAGCGTACCCGTTCACGCATGGTCGATCAGAGCCGTCCGATTAGAAATCAAGGGCCTAGATTAATTAGCCTTCCGCCTAGTCACCTTGCCATATCAGCAAGCCACATAGgattttaatatgttttgttgcatataaattagttttaattctagaaaaatgcaaataaattctataaaattgttttattcagttttatgctataaaataattctagaaaattttaaataaatgttttaggccttttaaaattaggtttaattttagaaaaatagtttttgtcgtTTTTAGCCACTTAAAAATTTGTTTAGTCGTAGTTTTCACGTCGTTGCTCTGATTTGAGTAGTTCTTGCGCACAAATCTT
It encodes:
- the LOC133901692 gene encoding protein ACTIVITY OF BC1 COMPLEX KINASE 7, chloroplastic-like isoform X2, translated to MAPYAQELLDLKQRRAGGSEQANDARESTISMPYRIQRIEDFVGQLESGDLKLRVRVLESERAARKAKVLQMATMYTALGGTLLNVGVTMNSQGNQTIANGSFIGAGIFLALLIRSMQRVKKLDKFETMI
- the LOC133901692 gene encoding protein ACTIVITY OF BC1 COMPLEX KINASE 7, chloroplastic-like isoform X1 — its product is MRADVRLWRWWVPERVEARGEAEALGMRAGVAMEMVGTRREGDWRGSGSRNGNACHFALNPNLISNIGHLDFTLHVSNYHCKSSKAYWQSWRLSSQKWNGLWNRLFQALAKILQAGWVAFAQELLDLKQRRAGGSEQANDARESTISMPYRIQRIEDFVGQLESGDLKLRVRVLESERAARKAKVLQMATMYTALGGTLLNVGVTMNSQGNQTIANGSFIGAGIFLALLIRSMQRVKKLDKFETMI